The following coding sequences are from one Nymphalis io chromosome 5, ilAglIoxx1.1, whole genome shotgun sequence window:
- the LOC126768652 gene encoding esterase FE4-like, producing MSYRRKYIVLFTLVVMNVIDQPAPEVKIAQGTLSGKISADGTIFEYIGIPYASTNSSTRFQAPGPPPSWEGVYNAVDEIYVCAQKSLIGVFGSEDCLKINVYVPAMPKKKPLPVMVYIHGGAFYLGSGSKTIYGPGFLTKKDVILVTFNYRLGALGFICLKIKEAPGNAGLKDQIAALKWVKKNIAAFGGDPDNVTVFGESAGATSVSLLLASEASTGLFKRAIAQSGSSLSNWAINRNPIWIASLLVKSLGYNTEDPNEIYKILSKMTYKELTAITVKKPLGLFFDTEILHLPCIESNIPGTEPVLTDSPYNILKSKPKDIEVLFGTTSKEGYFLVAMETEETFRERNKHYLFASDLTFSSESEAMKLAQKVKEFYFGKDEISMQKYMNLTDVYTQLYFEIPAIFETEFLVKRIKSNVYNYIFNYSGARSFMKARSRYWDEEGACHGDEIFYLFDGYLIPFRINNDDSRIIEYMTSMWTNFAKYGNPTPDSSDLPVKWVPSTKDNLNFLYIDSELKMGPMPNPESYRLWKDIYNKYLKTDIR from the exons atgagttaccgaagaaaatatatagttttgtttaCTTTAGTGGTTATGAACGTAATCGATCAACCGGCACCGGAGGTGAAGATCGCGCAAGGGACTTTGAGCGGTAAGATAAGTGCCGATGGAACTATTTTCGAATACATCGGAATACCATACGCGTCGACCAACAGTAGCACGCGGTTTCAG gcCCCCGGTCCACCACCATCATGGGAAGGAGTATATAATGCTGTAGACGAAATTTACGTCTGCGCACAAAAATCTTTAATAGGGGTTTTCGGCTCCGAagattgtttgaaaataaatgtttacgtACCAGCAATGCCAAAGAAAAAACCCCTCCCCGTTATGGTTTATATTCACGGGGGTGCATTTTACCTAGGAAGTGGTAGTAAGACTATCTACGGACCGGGTTTCCTCACAAAGAAAGATGTTATTTtagttacatttaattatagacTTGGTGCTCTTGGATTTATTtgtcttaaaataaaagaagCGCCGGGTAACGCTGGATTGAAAGACCAAATAGCGGCATTGAAAtgggttaaaaaaaatattgctgcaTTTGGTGGCGATCCTGATAACGTAACGGTGTTCGGTGAAAGTGCCGGAGCTACCTCAGTTTCACTGCTATTAGCTAGCGAAGCTTCTACTGGGTTATTTAAAAGAGCAATAGCTCAAAGTGGATCATCGTTATCTAATTGGGCGATAAATAGAAACCCTATTTGGATTGCTAGCCTCCTAGTTAAATCTCTTGGATATAATACAGAAGATccaaatgaaatatacaaaatattatctaaaatgaCTTACAAAGAGCTCACTGCGATTACAGTGAAAAAGCCATTAGGCTTATTCTTTGATACGGAAATTCTACATTTACCGTGTATTGAATCTAATATTCCAGGAACAGAACCAGTATTAACAGATTCACcatacaacattttaaaaagtaagcCAAAGGACATAGAAGTGCTCTTTGGAACTACAAGCAAGGAAGGTTATTTTTTAGTAGCTATGGAGACTGAAGAAACCTTTAGAGAAAGAAATAAGCATTATCTATTCGCTTCAGATCTTACTTTTTCATCCGAGTCTGAAGCAATGAAGTTAGCTCAGAAAGTAAAAGAATTCTACTTCGGTAAAGACGAAATAAGTATGCAAAAATACATGAATTTAACAGATGTATATACACAGTTGTATTTTGAAATCCCAGCTATTTTCGAAACTGAATTTTTGGTGAAAAGAATCAAATCAaatgtgtataattatatttttaattattctggCGCCAGAAGTTTCATGAAAGCAAGGAGTCGGTATTGGGACGAAGAAGGAGCTTGCCATGGGgatgaaatattttacttattcgatgGATACCTAATACCATTCAGAATAAATAATGATGACTCTAGAATTATCGAATATATGACGAGTATGTGGACAAATTTCGCAAAATATGG taATCCTACTCCAGATTCAAGTGATCTTCCAGTTAAATGGGTACCGAGtactaaagataatttaaatttcctaTATATTGATAGTGAGCTGAAAATGGGCCCGATGCCTAACCCGGAATCTTATCGACTATGGAAAGATATCTACAATAAATATCTTAAGACTGATATAAGATaa